In a single window of the Rhizoctonia solani chromosome 16, complete sequence genome:
- a CDS encoding SUR7/Pali family protein — protein MASPALPGLFFCFAACVLSVIVTVSAPIWNDVSFLNASVGGREIHFGVFGYTGSERRLGYEIDPAILGLNTDNLNTTTIRNLTYIMVLHPVAAGLAGLAVIFGLCGAAYSRVGTIFMSLAAALATICTLIVFVIDMVLWGIARNRIRDEGASANYGNANWMVAGALAALLLGFCSAALGSCGRFSRRRTEKV, from the exons ATGGCCTCTCCAGCCCTTCCCGGCCTGTTCTTTTGCTTTGCAGCATGTGTGCTGTCAGTTATTGTAACTGTTTCTGCACCCATCTGGAACGATGTCTCGTTCTTGAATGCGTCTGTTGGCGGACGTGAAATTCATTTCGGCGTGTTTGGGTATACTGGGAGCGAGCGCCGGTTAGGATATGAGATCGATCCGGCCATTCTGGGACTCAA TACTGATAACCTCAATACGACCACCATCCGTAATCTCACCTATATTATGGTCCTTCATCCCGTTGCTGCTGGCTTGGCCGGTCTCGCGGTCATCTTTGGACTCTGCGGCGCTGCCTATTCCCGTGTCGGAACGATCTTCATGTCCCTTGCTGCAGCCCTCGCGACAATTTGCACGCTCATCGTATTCGTGATCGACATGGTTCTTTGGGGTATCGCTCGTAACAGGATCAGGGACGAAGGCGCGAGTGCCAACTACGG AAATGCCAACTGGATGGTAGCTGGTGCTCTTGCCGCGCTCTTGCTTGGCTTCTGCTCTGCTGCGCTCGGAAGCTGTGGCCGATTCAGTCGTCGCAGGACCGAAAAGGTCTAA
- a CDS encoding enhancer of polycomb-like protein 1, which translates to MRGNATGYGTKSRSKPRLTNKLKLVVHHGDIDADQPAIDDEDEKNKVSSTAGVDAEDSHEHHLQAVLSAASLRASGQPRASGSSAYIPTPDAAGHAPDWERYYTANRWEEPEGYVRFSDTVEETQVGAIAAGCTYYMDEVDAEWLSKNNAELTDAARASSPSRGLPRSAKARGKEPESPSVAITEDEFELVMGILERITDERHPCLHADVSKFPTLTDFEPVFSNRLPISFFPDYRVPDSVPPPAQLLRMFRVIYPHWRERRLERDGRRIIPQINSDETNEGDPYVCFRRRDAKPVRKTRRSDTGSVDRMQSLFNNIRQLQHIAQSVVRREQLKHNRALEERQIMNCRMNLAEVKRKFPTTPFGSRDDDEVLVDKIVKRPKLEGTNTIRLSRRPTVPTPQQAETPTPSGPTEMPDPRAVAAANRKKVDEFMQRNPQQERWWDDLTDATYMPLPRPLLPNAKFAVFGYASVEVDEGSSTDGPPPVRPLRAVAHLVENRWEDWRGAMALKLKNGEVVTEEEFERAIVLSERWRYDRDERLEENVDQPIVVDDYADRFILSRLARHSIEDYELLSSDQSAILQHLIPSQHRTSIPLMALDQARQLQRLPPPLLTATATPPSEPTITASPVPTTTVTPATASRLQALAMQQKAQVQARPSSTQPQVAIRQSRPPVGMPNGKPLSNGTPPAVQRPGSAQGTTITTNGTPTINVPGTTGAMVIPGAGGVGTLNGTTAGGLAVPQQQRGSASPHDNRGGSPLRPLSSMANGTAPNPTAQAAYQQLTQQQQIELKRAFHSQNGGIYVNGMMGTPPIQLTLPQQRPQWNRTPTARPGVTTNGVTSAQASPPVNHGSPTGQLLSVPQTF; encoded by the exons ATGCGGGGCAATGCGACAGGCTACGGCACCAAGTCGCGCTCCAAGCCGCGACTCACCAACAAGCTCAAGCTCGTCGTCCACCACGGCGACATCGACGCCGATCAGCCTGCCAtcgacgacgaagacgaaaAGAACAAGGTCTCCTCCACCGCTGGCGTCGACGCAGAGGACTCACAT GAACACCATCTCCAAGCCGTACTTTCCGCCGCCTCGCTGCGAGCCTCGGGCCAGCCACGCGCTTCTGGCTCCAGCGCTTATATCCCGACCCCCGATGCGGCAGGTCATGCTCCCGATTGGGAACGTTACTATACTGCCAACCGCTGGGAAGAGCCGGAAGGCTACGTCCGGTTTTCAGACACCGTCGAGGAGACCCAGGTCGGAGCCATTGCCGCCGGATGTACCTATTACATGGACGAGGTCGACGCCGAATGGCTTTCCAAAAACAATGCCGAACTCACCGATGCTGCACGTGCCTCGTCCCCGTCGCGCGGTCTGCCTCGGAGCGCCAAAGCTCGTGGAAAGGAGCCCGAGTCGCCCTCGGTGGCCATCACCGAGGACGAATTCGAGCTCGTCATGGGAATACTCGAGCGTATCACCGACGAACGCCATCCCTGTCTGCATGCT GATGTATCTAAATTCCCCACTCTGACCGATTTCGAGCCCGTATTTTCCAACCGTCTTCCGATATCCTTCTTCCCGGACTACCGGGTACCCGATTCTGTGCCTCCTCCAGCTCAACTCTTGCGCATGTTCCGTGTCATCTACCCACACTGGCGCGAACGCAGGCTCGAGCGAGATGGCCGCCGCATCATTCCCCAGATCAAC TCCGACGAAACCAATGAGGGCGATCCCTATGTGTGTTTCCGTCGCCGTGATGCTAAGCCCGTCCGCAAGACTCGCCGTAGCGACACGGGCAGCGTCGACCGCATGCAGAGCTTGTTTAACAATATCAGGCAATTACAGCATATTGCTCAGTCGGTCGTGCGTCGGGAGCAGTTGAAACACAATCGCGCGCTCGAAGAGCGTCAGATTATGAATTGCCGCATGAATCTCGCCGAGGTCAAACGCAAGTTTCCGACAACACCATTTGGATCTCGGGATGATGACGAGGTATTGGTCGATAAGATTGTCAAGCGCCCAAAGTTGGAGGGTACCAA TACCATTCGACTTTCTCGGAGGCCAACCGTGCCGACTCCCCAACAAGCAGAAACGCCCACTCCATCCGGTCCGACAGAGATGCCCGACCCTCGCGCTGTGGCCGCTGCAAACAGGAAAAAGGTCGACGAATTTATGCAGCGAAACCCTCAGCAAGAGCGATGGTGGGACGACCTTACCGATGCGACGTACATGCCTCTCCCCCGCCCGCTCCTCCCGAACGCCAAATTCGCGGTGTTCGGTTACGCGTCGGTCGAGGTGGACGAAGGTTCGTCGACCGACGGCCCACCACCAGTCCGGCCATTGCGAGCGGTAGCACATCTGGTAGAGAATCGATGGGAAGATTGGAGA GGCGCAATGGctctcaaactcaagaaTGGCGAGGTCGTCACGGAGGAAGAATTTGAGCGCGCGATTGTGTTGAGCGAAAGGTGGAGGTACGACCGAGACGAGAGGTTGGAAGAGAACGTGGACCAGCCGATTGTGGTAGATGATTATGCGGATAG GTTCATACTCTCTCGATTGGCACGACACTCTATTGAGGACTACGAGCTTCTCTCGAGCGACCAGTCAGCAATTCTGCAACACTTGATCCCATCACAACATCGAACCTCGATACCCCTCATGGCCCTGGATCAAGCCCGGCAAC TCCAACGCCTGCCGCCGCCACTCCTTACCGCGACTGCTACTCCTCCCTCTGAGCCTACCATCACTGCATCGCCAGTGCCTACCACCACAGTCACGCCCGCTACCGCATCGAGATTACAAGCGCTGGCGATGCAGCAAAAGGCTCAAGTCCAGGCTCGCCCATCGAGTACCCAGCCCCAGGTGGCGATTCGCCAGTCCCGACCGCCAGTCGGTATGCCCAACGGGAAACCGCTTTCGAATGGGACGCCACCGGCCGTACAGAGGCCGGGTTCGGCGCAGGGGACGACGATCACTACCAATGGCACGCCGACCATTAACGTTCCTGGCACCACAGGCGCGATGGTTATTCCTGGTGCTGGAGGTGTTGGGACACTTAACGGGACTACGGCGGGTGGACTGGCGGTGCCTCAACAACAGAGAGGGAGTGCAAGTCCCCATGATAACCGCGGTGGATCTCCGCTGCGTCCCTTGTCAAGTATGGCCAACGGCACGGCTCCCAATCCTACAGCTCAAGCAGCGTACCAGCAGCTCACGCAGCAACAGCAAATCGAATTGAAACGTGCTTTCCATTCGCAGAACGGAGGGATTTATGTGAACGGGATGATGGGGACTCCACCGATTCAATTGACATTGCCTCAACAGCGCCCACAGTGGAATCGAACGCCTACAGCCCGGCCTGGGGTTACTACGAACGGAGTGACGTCGGCACAGGCGAGTCCCCCCGTGAACCATGGAAGCCCGACTGGACAACTATTGAGCGTTCCACAAACCTTTTAA